In Kitasatospora sp. NBC_00240, the following are encoded in one genomic region:
- a CDS encoding ABC transporter ATP-binding protein: MQASAPPPSPEAAVSIHNLWKRFGRQAAVAGLTLDLPAGAFVGLVGPNGAGKTTTLSMTTGLLRPDEGTVLIHGADVWADPVAVKARIGILPEGLRMFERLSGRELLQYNGRLRGLPGAEVDRRAEELLGVLDLGADADKLVADYSTGMRKKIGLAAALLHNPDVLFLDEPFEGVDPVSAQTIRGVLKRYAAAGSTVVFSSHVMELVEQLCDWVAVVDAGRVIAHGPLEEVRGGRSLHAAFLELIGVREDDGQALGWLGGDR, translated from the coding sequence ATGCAGGCGTCCGCCCCGCCGCCGTCCCCCGAAGCCGCCGTCAGTATCCACAACCTGTGGAAGCGCTTCGGGCGGCAGGCCGCCGTCGCCGGGCTGACCCTCGACCTGCCGGCCGGCGCCTTCGTCGGACTGGTCGGCCCGAACGGCGCGGGCAAGACCACCACCCTCTCGATGACCACCGGCCTGCTGCGCCCGGACGAGGGAACCGTCCTGATCCACGGCGCCGACGTCTGGGCGGACCCGGTCGCCGTCAAGGCCCGGATCGGCATCCTGCCCGAGGGCCTGCGGATGTTCGAGCGGCTCAGCGGGCGCGAACTGCTGCAGTACAACGGACGGCTGCGCGGGCTGCCCGGCGCCGAGGTGGACCGCCGCGCCGAGGAACTGCTCGGCGTCCTCGACCTCGGCGCCGACGCGGACAAGCTGGTCGCCGACTACTCCACCGGCATGCGCAAGAAGATCGGCCTCGCCGCCGCCCTGCTGCACAACCCCGACGTGCTGTTCCTCGACGAGCCCTTCGAAGGCGTCGACCCGGTGTCGGCCCAGACCATCCGCGGAGTGCTCAAGCGGTACGCCGCGGCCGGCAGCACCGTGGTGTTCTCCAGCCATGTGATGGAACTGGTCGAGCAGCTCTGCGACTGGGTGGCGGTGGTCGACGCCGGCCGGGTGATCGCGCACGGCCCGCTGGAGGAGGTCCGCGGCGGGCGCTCGCTGCACGCCGCCTTCCTGGAGCTGATCGGCGTCCGCGAGGACGACGGCCAGGCCCTCGGCTGGCTCGGCGGCGACCGGTGA
- a CDS encoding transporter, producing MSAAPPDGRQVVRALVSLKLRLLRNGLRRSPGRAALYVFGTVAGLLLTTGLALGLALLNGRAGAGDAAVMVTCALVLGWAAVPLFLFSSDESADPTRLTMLPLRPWPLLRGSALAALIGPGPAVALVLLTGAALAGAHGAASAVAAVIGVPLTVVSVVTLSRAVAAGNARLLSSRRGKDFAIFGGLLFALLVQVANLSFQSILGRPGDSLDLSPFAPFAAVLRWVPPVSALDAARTAGEGHHVLALLQLAAAAALLALLLRWWLGSLQQLMVTADASTLEVARGVGQSRGWGFLPAGRTGAVMQRHLRYAWREPRAKAAVFTSIGMTLVVCVLSLIQGWSSVYLVVMAGMFLGLQMVNLFGMDGSAFWMVAATLVTPADARDELRGRAYAVLLYAVPVTALLGLVLATATGDWAGFAPALGLALSVLGCAVGLGALFSVVVPYAMPADGNPMRNAAPGQSGLTLLNTFGSMVGVVVLSLPVGGYLLWALAGDGPAWPVLLLGPLYGAAAAALGVRLAAGRLLGRLPEILAKAVER from the coding sequence GTGAGCGCCGCGCCGCCGGACGGCCGGCAGGTCGTCCGGGCGCTGGTCTCGCTCAAACTGCGGCTGCTGCGCAACGGACTGCGCCGCAGCCCCGGCCGGGCCGCCCTCTACGTCTTCGGCACCGTGGCCGGCCTGCTGCTGACCACCGGCCTCGCGCTCGGCCTCGCCCTGCTGAACGGGCGGGCCGGGGCCGGCGACGCCGCCGTCATGGTGACCTGCGCCCTGGTCCTCGGCTGGGCCGCGGTGCCGCTCTTCCTCTTCTCCAGCGACGAGAGCGCCGACCCGACCCGGCTCACCATGCTGCCGCTGCGGCCCTGGCCGCTGCTGCGCGGCTCCGCGCTGGCCGCGCTGATCGGCCCCGGCCCCGCCGTCGCCCTGGTGCTGCTCACCGGCGCGGCGCTGGCCGGCGCGCACGGCGCCGCCTCCGCGGTGGCCGCCGTGATCGGCGTGCCGCTCACCGTGGTGAGCGTGGTGACGCTGTCCCGGGCGGTCGCCGCCGGCAACGCCCGGCTGCTGTCCAGCCGGCGCGGCAAGGACTTCGCCATCTTCGGCGGGCTGCTCTTCGCCCTGCTCGTGCAGGTTGCCAACCTCAGCTTCCAGAGCATCCTCGGCAGGCCCGGCGACTCGCTGGACCTCTCCCCCTTCGCCCCGTTCGCCGCGGTGCTGCGGTGGGTGCCGCCGGTCAGCGCGCTGGACGCCGCCCGCACCGCCGGCGAGGGGCACCACGTCCTGGCCCTGCTGCAGCTCGCGGCCGCCGCGGCGCTGCTGGCGCTGCTGCTGCGCTGGTGGCTGGGCAGCCTCCAGCAGCTCATGGTGACCGCCGACGCCTCCACCCTGGAGGTCGCCCGCGGGGTCGGGCAGTCCCGCGGCTGGGGCTTCCTGCCGGCCGGCCGGACCGGCGCGGTGATGCAGCGGCACCTGCGGTACGCCTGGCGCGAGCCGCGGGCCAAGGCCGCGGTGTTCACCAGCATCGGGATGACGCTGGTGGTCTGCGTGCTGTCGCTGATCCAGGGCTGGTCCAGCGTCTACCTGGTGGTGATGGCCGGGATGTTCCTCGGCCTGCAGATGGTCAACCTGTTCGGAATGGACGGCTCCGCCTTCTGGATGGTCGCCGCCACCCTGGTCACCCCCGCCGACGCCCGGGACGAGCTGCGCGGACGGGCCTACGCCGTCCTCCTCTACGCGGTGCCCGTCACCGCACTGCTCGGGCTGGTGCTGGCGACCGCCACCGGCGACTGGGCCGGGTTCGCCCCCGCACTCGGCCTGGCCCTGTCGGTGCTCGGCTGCGCCGTCGGGCTCGGCGCGCTGTTCAGCGTGGTCGTGCCGTACGCCATGCCGGCCGACGGCAACCCGATGCGCAACGCCGCCCCCGGCCAGAGCGGGCTGACCCTGCTCAACACCTTCGGCTCGATGGTCGGCGTGGTGGTGCTGAGCCTCCCGGTCGGCGGCTACCTGCTGTGGGCCCTGGCCGGCGACGGCCCGGCCTGGCCCGTCCTCCTGCTCGGCCCGCTCTACGGCGCCGCGGCCGCGGCGCTCGGGGTCCGGCTGGCCGCCGGGCGACTGCTCGGCCGGCTGCCGGAGATCCTCGCGAAGGCCGTCGAGCGCTGA
- a CDS encoding DUF1707 and DUF4190 domain-containing protein, which yields MAVQPWGQQSSGHGQPNPYAQPPTNQQPQPYAQPWQPAATPQAAMRAAHTDRDRTVDVLKAAYAEGRLSAEEYSQRFDAANRAQTYGQLSQIVADLPSGPMVLPMGAAVPVVPPTFLPPPVIPMQRPTNGVAVASMVLGLLCIPTGGMLGLPAVVCGHIAKSQIRARHEEGDGMATAGLVIGWLSLAGWSLLILLGLVASVSGG from the coding sequence ATGGCCGTACAGCCGTGGGGTCAGCAGAGCTCCGGGCACGGGCAGCCCAATCCGTACGCCCAGCCCCCGACGAACCAGCAGCCCCAGCCGTACGCCCAGCCCTGGCAGCCCGCCGCGACCCCGCAGGCCGCCATGCGCGCCGCCCACACGGACCGCGACCGGACGGTCGACGTGCTCAAGGCCGCGTACGCCGAAGGGCGGCTCTCCGCCGAGGAGTACTCGCAGCGCTTCGACGCGGCCAACCGCGCCCAGACCTACGGCCAGCTCTCGCAGATCGTCGCCGACCTGCCGTCCGGCCCGATGGTGCTGCCGATGGGCGCGGCGGTGCCGGTCGTCCCGCCCACCTTCCTGCCGCCGCCGGTGATCCCGATGCAGCGGCCGACCAACGGTGTCGCGGTCGCCTCCATGGTGCTCGGCCTGCTCTGCATCCCGACCGGCGGCATGCTCGGGCTGCCGGCGGTGGTCTGCGGCCACATCGCCAAGTCGCAGATCCGGGCCCGGCACGAGGAGGGCGACGGGATGGCCACCGCCGGCCTGGTGATCGGCTGGCTGTCGCTGGCGGGCTGGTCGCTGCTGATCCTGCTCGGCCTGGTCGCCTCGGTCAGCGGGGGCTGA